A single region of the Yersinia entomophaga genome encodes:
- a CDS encoding VirK/YbjX family protein, with protein MYLFTSPPSAPNHLSRWQLISQLIKGEENLPEVWRKPAFRFKFLARTLIYPQVTLALLSELANNPQLGTLLQSQPDLPCKLHRPYLSANLSKRQGLQAIKEHYRLVNELMPSALATGYLQSKPYKLAELSGRNDSQYRVYLGTLPMLNKEGEATLMFTNQQGETLALMTFSLMSYRQKKTLFIGGLQGAAPQVAHEEIQISTKNCHGLFPKRILLEAACSLAEMLGITQIIAVGNDTHIYKSWRYRQRKSDKLHADYDGFWQSLGGQMSEEGYFLLPARVARKAIEDIPSKKRAEYRRRYQLLDQLESGISAHFPCAENTSVNPRDPEPATPRGKTSFSELAVPNSRPTPQPEWQLQ; from the coding sequence ATGTATTTATTCACTTCACCCCCATCAGCGCCGAATCATTTAAGTCGCTGGCAGTTAATTTCGCAGTTGATAAAAGGGGAAGAAAACCTGCCGGAGGTGTGGCGAAAACCGGCTTTTCGCTTTAAGTTTCTGGCCAGAACGCTGATTTATCCTCAGGTTACTCTGGCGCTACTCAGTGAATTGGCGAATAACCCGCAGCTCGGTACGCTGCTGCAATCTCAGCCGGATTTACCTTGCAAACTGCACCGTCCGTATCTCAGCGCCAATCTCAGTAAACGTCAGGGATTACAGGCGATCAAAGAGCACTATCGGTTGGTCAATGAATTGATGCCATCAGCATTGGCGACGGGATATCTCCAATCCAAGCCTTATAAATTGGCCGAATTAAGCGGACGCAATGACAGCCAGTACCGCGTTTACCTCGGTACGTTGCCGATGCTCAATAAAGAAGGGGAAGCCACGCTGATGTTTACCAATCAACAAGGTGAAACACTGGCGCTCATGACCTTTAGTTTGATGAGTTATCGACAGAAAAAAACGTTGTTTATTGGTGGGTTACAAGGAGCCGCACCGCAGGTAGCTCATGAAGAAATTCAAATCAGCACCAAAAACTGTCACGGCCTGTTCCCGAAACGTATCCTGCTGGAAGCAGCCTGTAGTCTGGCCGAAATGTTGGGGATCACTCAGATTATAGCGGTGGGTAATGATACTCATATCTATAAAAGCTGGCGCTATCGTCAACGGAAAAGCGATAAGTTACACGCCGATTATGATGGTTTCTGGCAATCTCTGGGCGGCCAAATGAGCGAGGAAGGTTATTTTCTGCTGCCTGCCCGCGTAGCGCGGAAAGCCATTGAGGATATCCCTAGCAAGAAACGCGCTGAATATCGCCGCCGTTATCAGTTATTGGATCAATTGGAAAGCGGGATTAGCGCCCACTTCCCTTGTGCTGAAAATACCTCGGTTAATCCGCGCGACCCCGAGCCAGCCACACCACGCGGGAAAACATCTTTTTCAGAATTGGCGGTACCGAACTCACGCCCCACACCCCAGCCTGAGTGGCAACTTCAATAG